Proteins encoded by one window of Sorex araneus isolate mSorAra2 chromosome 3, mSorAra2.pri, whole genome shotgun sequence:
- the GPR83 gene encoding G-protein coupled receptor 83 gives MPLLPLLLLLPLAQASEEGSGVAPALPNGSHLFWTNYSFSDWQNFVGQRRYGAESQDPRVRALLVVAYAFIIVLSLFGNALVCHVVFKNRRMHSATSLFIVNLAVADMLITLLNTPFTLARFVNSTWVSGKAMCHVSRFAQYCSLHVSALTLTAIALDRHQVIMHPLKPRISTTRGLVYIVVIWAMAAAFSLPHAICQKLFTFRYSEDVVRSLCLPDFPEPADLFWKYLDLATFVLLYLLPLLIISVAYARVARKLWHCNTIGDVTTEQYLALRRKKKTTIKMLTLVVVLFALCWFPLNCYVLLLSSKVVRTNNGLYFAFHWLATSSTCYNPFIYCWLNESFRLELKALLRPCQRPPQPPSPLPPSRLAWTEKAPSHRAPPASQLLPSAQPQCGKTDLLSVEPVVTVS, from the exons ATGCCCCTGCTGCCCCTTCTTCTCCTGCTGCCTCTGGCCCAGGCCTCCGAGGAGGGCTCCGGGGTTGCCCCTGCGCTGCCCAATGGCTCGCACCTCTTCTGGACCAACTACAGCTTCTCGGACTGGCAGAACTTTGTGGGCCAACGGCGCTATGGGGCCGAgtcccaggaccccagggtgagGGCGCTGCTGGTGGTGGCCTACGCCTTCATCATTGTGCTCTCGCTCTTCGGCAATGCCCTGGTGTGCCACGTCGTCTTCAAGAACCGGCGCATGCACTCGGCCACCAGTCTCTTCATCGTCAATCTGGCGGTGGCCGACATGCTCATCACCCTCCTCAACACGCCCTTCACCTTG GCCCGCTTTGTGAACAGCACGTGGGTGTCCGGGAAGGCCATGTGCCACGTCAGCCGCTTCGCCCAGTACTGCTCCCTGCACGTGTCTGCACTGACGCTGACGGCCATCGCCCTGGACCGCCACCAG GTGATCATGCATCCGCTGAAACCCCGGATCTCCACCACCAGGGGGCTGGTCTACATTGTGGTCATCTGGGCCATGGCTGCTGCCTTCTCACTCCCCCATGCCATCTGCCAAAAGCTGTTTACCTTCAGGTACAG TGAGGACGTCGTCCGTTCCCTCTGCCTGCCGGACTTCCCCGAACCTGCGGACCTCTTCTGGAAATACCTGGACCTGGCCACCTTCGTCCTCCTctacctcctgcccctgctcaTCATCTCCGTGGCCTACGCCCGGGTGGCCAGGAAGCTGTGGCACTGCAACACCATCGGCGATGTGACCACGGAGCAGTACCTGGCCCTGCGGCGCAAGAAGAAGACCACCATCAAGATGCTGACGCTCGTGGTGGTCCTCTTTGCCCTCTGCTGGTTCCCTCTCAACTGCTATGTGCTGCTGCTGTCCAGCAAAGTGGTCCGCACCAACAACGGCCTCTACTTCGCCTTCCACTGGCTCGCTACGAGCAGCACCTGCTACAACCCCTTCATCTACTGCTGGCTCAACGAGAGCTTCCGGCTCGAGCTGAAGGCGCTGCTACGGCCGTGCCAGAGGCCCCCCcagccaccctccccactcccaccctccagGCTGGCCTGGACTGAGAAGGCACCCAGCCACAGGGCACCCCCTGCCAGCcagctcctgccctctgcccagccccagtgCGGGAAGACAGACCTGTTGTCCGTGGAGCCTGTCGTGACTGTGAGttag